One Candidatus Devosia phytovorans genomic window carries:
- a CDS encoding Ppx/GppA phosphatase family protein, translating to MTDSDRSAATESSLDEPAVRISQEHRPVGRAGGDPSPHRTDKRTPNAPNPRRHRGPIYAALDLGTNNCRLLIARPHDHGFRVLDGFTRIVRLGEGVSVTGRLGDAAMERTMEALRQCRNKLREHQPTRMRLIATEACRAAENGPAFLARVKAEIGLDLEIVDRRTEAELAVTGCADLIEGAAAGALMFDIGGGSSELAWLDFRGGRPKSQGRMSASIRSWQSLPVGVVSIAEKFGGVDVTPEVFEAMVAHVSEHLKQFRGREKLRQMIGTHPVHLIGTSGTVTTLAGLHLGLERYERQKVDGLWMRRAEVDETMNVLLGMPFDRRVAHPCIGRDRADLVLPGCAIFEAIRREWPTERVRVADRGLREGILISLMDADRVQARASRYPRKNSNG from the coding sequence GTGACCGATTCCGATCGGTCCGCCGCCACAGAATCGTCCCTGGACGAGCCGGCGGTCCGTATCTCGCAGGAGCACAGGCCTGTGGGCAGGGCAGGGGGCGATCCGTCCCCGCACCGAACGGACAAGCGGACACCCAACGCCCCGAATCCGCGCCGCCATCGCGGTCCCATTTATGCCGCGCTAGACCTCGGCACCAACAATTGCCGCCTGTTGATTGCCCGCCCGCATGACCACGGCTTTCGCGTGCTCGATGGTTTCACCCGAATCGTCCGGCTCGGCGAGGGCGTTTCGGTCACCGGCCGGCTGGGCGATGCCGCCATGGAACGCACCATGGAAGCGCTGCGCCAGTGCCGCAACAAGCTGCGCGAGCACCAGCCGACACGCATGCGCCTGATCGCCACCGAAGCCTGCCGCGCCGCCGAGAACGGCCCGGCTTTCCTGGCGCGGGTCAAGGCCGAGATCGGGCTCGATCTCGAGATCGTCGATCGCCGTACCGAGGCCGAGCTTGCCGTCACCGGCTGCGCCGACCTGATCGAGGGTGCAGCCGCCGGCGCGCTGATGTTTGATATCGGCGGTGGTTCGTCCGAACTGGCCTGGCTCGATTTCCGCGGTGGCCGGCCCAAGTCGCAGGGCCGCATGTCGGCCTCGATTCGCTCCTGGCAGTCGCTGCCGGTGGGCGTGGTCTCGATTGCGGAAAAGTTCGGCGGCGTCGATGTGACGCCCGAGGTTTTCGAAGCCATGGTCGCCCATGTCTCGGAACACCTCAAGCAGTTCCGTGGCCGCGAAAAGCTGCGCCAGATGATCGGCACGCATCCGGTGCACCTGATCGGCACCTCTGGCACGGTCACGACGTTGGCCGGCCTGCACCTGGGGCTGGAGCGCTACGAGCGCCAGAAGGTCGACGGGCTGTGGATGCGGCGCGCCGAGGTCGACGAGACCATGAACGTGCTGCTCGGCATGCCCTTCGATCGCCGCGTTGCCCATCCCTGCATCGGGCGCGACCGGGCTGACCTGGTCCTGCCCGGCTGCGCCATTTTTGAGGCCATCCGCCGCGAGTGGCCGACCGAGCGCGTCCGCGTTGCCGATCGTGGCTTGCGCGAAGGCATCCTGATTTCACTGATGGATGCCGATCGCGTCCAGGCGCGCGCATCGCGCTATCCGAGGAAGAATTCCAATGGTTGA
- a CDS encoding AbiV family abortive infection protein yields MVESDLYFAASAACLDNADSLIAAAVAVLDSGQPNIAFHLAVLALEEIGKHHFLTLNRMADLSDGSIEPFSDKQHTDHQKKLFWCFFGGMLTAQSVDPAAIRDAEKLAETLHSKRVAGLYVDVTAKAVSVPSDNVSADDAQGLLDLARARQALARSQTLREHFEDSEAELLTWFLRASGRAETRAFIFSKSSLAKLIELDDVPIWTAWLKSELDERKRSEHEAIALELARVLPKKGEKPKWRIRFRLYSVTHSIRPGPLKTWNSAMQAIQLSPVAKKPELIVDLTLHDNVPVAAVYDFGWALARHFTVALNLATLGTWWWRFAEDTTKWYERIDDLQNPAMQVVLEKGEEPLDWGKDRKALNEDDMARLMAVLTALPMPAFGPRPAMFFDYYAAGLEALASSSVHMPRAGDALIHFAAAMRMLMGQRGDLKPNDPLEPAFTKFVAARMGSFDEQPDMTEILRALDAAQNGGAPVNGPMPKMTFAGLMKAFVDWYYMVAIHPISYKDVKDKFARPDA; encoded by the coding sequence ATGGTTGAGTCTGATCTCTATTTTGCAGCTTCGGCAGCGTGTCTCGACAATGCGGATAGCCTAATCGCAGCGGCAGTTGCCGTATTGGATTCTGGTCAACCTAACATCGCCTTTCATCTTGCGGTTTTGGCATTGGAAGAGATTGGCAAACACCATTTTCTGACGCTCAACCGAATGGCCGACCTATCGGATGGATCAATCGAGCCGTTCAGCGACAAACAGCATACCGACCACCAGAAGAAGCTTTTTTGGTGCTTCTTTGGCGGGATGCTGACGGCCCAATCGGTTGATCCCGCTGCAATCAGGGACGCCGAAAAGCTGGCGGAGACATTACACAGCAAACGCGTGGCAGGTCTTTACGTGGACGTGACCGCCAAAGCCGTTAGCGTCCCCAGCGACAACGTGTCTGCCGATGACGCTCAAGGACTCTTGGACTTGGCAAGAGCCCGGCAGGCGCTCGCCCGATCTCAGACTTTGCGGGAGCATTTCGAAGATTCGGAAGCGGAGCTACTTACTTGGTTCTTGAGGGCGAGCGGTAGGGCTGAGACCAGAGCGTTCATTTTCTCCAAGTCATCATTGGCCAAGCTTATCGAGCTCGATGACGTTCCAATCTGGACCGCTTGGCTGAAATCAGAGCTCGATGAACGAAAGCGGTCAGAGCATGAAGCCATAGCGCTAGAGCTAGCCAGAGTGTTGCCTAAGAAGGGTGAGAAACCGAAATGGAGAATTCGGTTCCGACTTTATTCGGTGACGCATTCAATAAGACCTGGGCCTCTGAAAACGTGGAACTCTGCGATGCAGGCGATCCAGCTTTCGCCAGTGGCGAAAAAGCCCGAGCTGATAGTCGATCTGACACTCCACGATAACGTGCCGGTAGCGGCTGTCTATGATTTCGGCTGGGCGCTGGCACGCCACTTCACGGTCGCTCTCAATCTCGCCACCCTTGGAACTTGGTGGTGGCGGTTCGCGGAAGATACGACCAAATGGTATGAAAGGATCGATGATCTGCAGAACCCCGCAATGCAGGTAGTTCTCGAAAAAGGCGAGGAGCCGTTGGATTGGGGCAAGGATAGGAAAGCGCTCAATGAAGACGATATGGCGCGGCTCATGGCAGTGTTAACCGCGCTTCCAATGCCAGCGTTTGGCCCAAGACCTGCTATGTTCTTTGACTATTATGCTGCAGGTCTAGAGGCGCTGGCCTCCAGCAGTGTTCATATGCCCAGAGCTGGGGATGCGCTGATTCACTTTGCTGCCGCAATGCGCATGCTTATGGGACAGCGAGGCGACTTGAAGCCTAACGATCCACTAGAGCCAGCTTTCACCAAATTTGTGGCAGCTCGAATGGGATCATTCGATGAACAGCCGGACATGACCGAAATTCTTCGCGCTTTGGATGCTGCGCAGAACGGCGGCGCACCGGTCAATGGTCCGATGCCCAAAATGACGTTTGCTGGGCTCATGAAAGCATTTGTCGACTGGTATTACATGGTCGCGATCCACCCGATTTCCTACAAGGATGTGAAGGATAAGTTCGCTCGACCGGACGCTTGA
- a CDS encoding MFS transporter, with the protein MSPVTAIRLIFFLDGLIIAKWLPHLPDIQADLDLDVGQLGLALAALPLGIMSSLPLVGTLVIAHFSERTAIRISFFWLALTSILPGLAWDLPSFAVALFFYGSGIAGVEVAMNATADAVESRVGRRIMSSCHGLWSVGNLTGAALGSLALALQLDASITLTATAPLLLVLAYVSTANLGQSPISSAPGPALALPDVPLLVLCLLPFCACVLEGAMADWAAVYLRSEHGAKAALTGAGFGVFAAIMAATRLAGDRLVDRLGPVFIARCCGISGVLGLLMLWLAPGVWAALLGFALMGLAASLIFPISVTAAAHQPGRSAAMNIASLSLICFSGYVIGPPVVGFIADQVGLRDALACLVPFALGVVLLAPRLQSRTSATVA; encoded by the coding sequence ATGTCACCGGTTACTGCCATTCGCCTGATCTTCTTTCTCGACGGATTGATCATCGCCAAGTGGTTGCCGCATCTGCCGGACATCCAGGCGGATCTGGACCTCGATGTCGGGCAGCTCGGGCTGGCGCTGGCCGCCCTGCCGCTCGGCATCATGTCGTCGCTGCCGCTGGTCGGCACGCTGGTCATCGCGCACTTTTCCGAGCGGACCGCCATCCGCATCAGCTTTTTCTGGCTGGCCCTGACGTCCATTCTTCCCGGCCTCGCCTGGGACCTGCCGAGCTTTGCGGTGGCTCTGTTCTTTTACGGGTCGGGCATTGCCGGGGTGGAAGTGGCCATGAACGCCACCGCCGATGCCGTCGAAAGCCGCGTCGGCCGGCGGATCATGTCGAGCTGTCATGGGCTGTGGAGCGTGGGCAATCTCACCGGTGCGGCGCTGGGCAGCCTGGCGCTGGCGCTGCAGCTCGATGCCAGTATCACCCTCACCGCAACGGCCCCCCTCCTGCTGGTGCTGGCCTATGTCTCGACTGCAAATCTTGGCCAGAGTCCTATATCTTCGGCGCCGGGGCCGGCCTTGGCCCTGCCCGATGTGCCGCTGCTGGTGCTGTGCCTGCTGCCCTTCTGCGCCTGCGTGCTGGAAGGCGCCATGGCAGACTGGGCCGCAGTCTATCTGCGCAGCGAGCATGGCGCCAAGGCGGCGCTGACAGGCGCGGGTTTCGGTGTCTTTGCCGCCATCATGGCGGCAACGCGGCTGGCTGGCGACCGGCTGGTCGATCGTCTGGGACCGGTCTTTATCGCACGCTGCTGCGGCATTTCGGGCGTGCTGGGCCTATTGATGCTCTGGCTCGCCCCCGGCGTCTGGGCGGCCCTGCTCGGATTTGCGCTGATGGGCCTTGCCGCCTCGCTGATCTTCCCGATTTCGGTAACGGCCGCGGCGCATCAGCCCGGCCGCTCCGCCGCCATGAACATCGCATCGCTGTCGCTGATCTGCTTTTCCGGCTATGTCATCGGCCCGCCGGTCGTCGGCTTCATTGCCGACCAGGTCGGGCTGCGCGACGCGCTCGCCTGCCTTGTCCCCTTTGCCCTCGGCGTCGTCCTGCTCGCGCCCCGGCTGCAGTCCAGGACCAGTGCCACTGTAGCCTGA
- a CDS encoding peptide ABC transporter substrate-binding protein, whose amino-acid sequence MNFVHRMVGPLALATALTLPVVAQTTIVAPTGSTAGTYMDYMKTVYDRGTGSELLQVPIATFDKEFELTPMAAESWSQSEDGLTWTFKLREGLVWSDGEPLTAEDYVFALQRAATSGYDFAWYWDFAGGIKGWKEVTEGTAEADTLGLVAVDDLTIEVTTNAPKPYFPSVTSLWYPVPKHKVDELGDDWALNVESIVSSGPFSIESWEKSNNSVVLTKSETYTGPWQPMVDRLELDPTLNAPEVGLPAFLAGDADYSFLNTGQVPVATQRFPDGIRQNAVFATSYIAYDLDAPPFNDVNVRRAFYYAVDRAELTSTVLKDIAIPAGSILPPGYPGYNEEIAAEAVFDPDKAKQFLADAGYPNGEGFPAIEVWIREEGGYNSAIVPPMAQYLQAEFKEVLGIDMAIRILPGPEWMDGMRGKKNNIFIAPYEYDYLDASNFYGIFYNGGRHNYFVPEYDELVAKADSESDPEVRKDLYGQAEQVMIDQGLIVPLVHPITTAVISDALGGDASTPNALGFTPLDRLGHYFFTHLTKN is encoded by the coding sequence ATGAACTTCGTGCATCGCATGGTTGGACCGCTGGCGCTGGCCACGGCACTGACGCTTCCGGTCGTGGCGCAGACCACGATCGTGGCACCGACCGGTTCGACCGCCGGCACCTATATGGACTATATGAAGACGGTCTATGATCGCGGCACCGGGTCCGAACTGCTGCAGGTGCCGATCGCCACCTTCGACAAGGAATTCGAGCTGACGCCGATGGCGGCCGAGAGCTGGTCGCAGTCCGAAGATGGCCTGACCTGGACCTTCAAGCTGCGCGAGGGCCTGGTCTGGTCCGATGGCGAGCCGCTGACCGCCGAAGACTATGTCTTTGCCCTGCAGCGCGCTGCCACCAGCGGCTATGACTTTGCCTGGTACTGGGATTTCGCCGGCGGCATCAAAGGCTGGAAGGAAGTCACCGAAGGCACGGCAGAGGCCGATACGCTGGGCCTTGTGGCCGTGGATGATCTGACCATCGAAGTCACCACCAATGCGCCAAAACCCTATTTCCCCTCGGTCACCAGCCTCTGGTACCCCGTGCCCAAGCACAAGGTGGACGAGCTGGGCGACGATTGGGCGCTCAATGTCGAGTCGATCGTCTCCTCCGGCCCGTTCTCGATCGAGAGCTGGGAAAAATCCAACAACTCGGTGGTCCTGACCAAGTCGGAAACCTATACCGGCCCCTGGCAGCCAATGGTCGATCGTCTCGAGCTCGACCCGACGCTCAACGCCCCTGAAGTCGGTCTCCCGGCCTTCCTTGCCGGCGATGCCGACTATTCCTTCCTCAACACCGGCCAGGTGCCAGTCGCAACGCAGCGCTTCCCTGATGGTATCCGCCAGAATGCGGTGTTTGCCACCTCCTACATCGCCTATGACCTCGACGCGCCGCCGTTCAACGACGTCAATGTGCGCCGCGCCTTCTACTATGCCGTGGATCGCGCCGAGCTGACCTCGACCGTCCTCAAGGACATTGCCATCCCGGCCGGCTCGATCCTGCCACCGGGCTATCCTGGCTACAATGAAGAGATCGCGGCGGAAGCCGTGTTCGATCCGGACAAGGCCAAGCAGTTCCTGGCCGATGCCGGCTACCCCAATGGCGAGGGCTTCCCGGCGATCGAAGTCTGGATCCGCGAGGAAGGCGGCTATAACTCCGCCATCGTCCCGCCCATGGCGCAGTATCTGCAGGCCGAGTTCAAGGAAGTGCTCGGGATCGACATGGCCATCCGCATCCTGCCCGGGCCGGAGTGGATGGACGGCATGCGCGGCAAGAAGAACAACATCTTCATCGCCCCCTATGAATACGACTATCTCGATGCGTCCAACTTCTACGGCATCTTCTACAATGGCGGGCGCCACAATTACTTCGTGCCCGAATATGACGAGCTGGTCGCCAAGGCCGACTCCGAATCCGATCCCGAGGTGCGCAAGGATCTTTATGGGCAGGCCGAGCAGGTCATGATCGACCAGGGCCTGATCGTGCCGCTGGTGCATCCGATCACCACTGCAGTGATCTCCGATGCGCTGGGTGGCGACGCCTCGACGCCCAATGCGCTGGGCTTCACCCCGCTCGACCGGCTGGGCCACTACTTCTTCACCCACCTGACGAAGAACTGA
- a CDS encoding ABC transporter ATP-binding protein — translation MPLVEIEDLKVTFRHYGGSVEAVRSISFSLEEGESLGIVGESGSGKSVSCSALLRLLPATAEVQAKAMRLDGVDVLKANKEDLARLRGRAAAMIFQDPMTAFDPVFTIGHQIVETIQAHRKLSKKDARIEAEQLLLRVEIKNARDVLDYYPHQLSGGMLQRAMIAMALSCRPKVLIADEPTTALDVTIQAQILQLIKKVQAEFGMALIMITHDLGVIAETVDRVLVMYQGAVMEQGPVQQIFDAPQHAYTKQLLASLHASFEPSRGDDEATPALELRGLAKAYRIRRRRGFRTDYSDFHAVREVNIALPRNRIVAIVGESGSGKTTTGMMAMRLTDASRGQILLHGTDISELSPEALKPWRKQMQIIFQDSYSALDPMMTLVQIIAEPLHIHKIGTPREQEAKALDWLTRVGLNASFASRYPHELSGGQRQRVAIARALVLEPSVLVADEPTSALDVTVKAQIIGLLKKLQAELGLSMLFISHDLSTVKSLTDSVVVMYRGRVVEEAPTARIFAEPQHPYTRALLDAVPATNPRDKRARTFLTGEEIDAATPRFTVIQTGSAPHAEPRLVTIAPGHRVEAIVTT, via the coding sequence ATGCCACTTGTCGAGATCGAAGACCTCAAGGTCACCTTCCGCCATTATGGCGGGTCCGTCGAGGCCGTTCGCAGCATCAGCTTCAGCCTCGAGGAGGGGGAAAGCCTCGGCATCGTCGGCGAAAGCGGCTCCGGTAAATCGGTCAGCTGCAGCGCCCTGCTCCGCCTGCTGCCGGCCACGGCGGAAGTTCAGGCCAAGGCCATGCGGCTCGATGGTGTGGATGTGCTGAAGGCTAACAAGGAAGACCTGGCTCGGCTGCGCGGCCGGGCCGCGGCGATGATCTTCCAGGATCCGATGACGGCCTTTGATCCGGTCTTCACCATAGGCCACCAGATTGTCGAAACCATTCAGGCGCATCGCAAGCTTTCCAAAAAGGACGCTCGGATCGAGGCCGAGCAATTGCTGCTGCGCGTCGAGATCAAGAATGCGCGCGACGTGCTCGACTATTATCCGCATCAGCTGTCCGGAGGCATGCTGCAGCGGGCGATGATCGCCATGGCGCTGTCCTGCCGGCCCAAGGTGCTGATTGCCGACGAGCCCACCACGGCGCTCGATGTCACCATCCAGGCGCAGATCCTCCAGCTCATCAAAAAGGTGCAGGCCGAATTCGGCATGGCGCTGATCATGATCACCCATGACCTCGGCGTCATAGCCGAAACCGTCGATCGCGTGCTGGTCATGTATCAGGGTGCAGTGATGGAACAGGGCCCGGTGCAGCAGATCTTCGATGCGCCGCAGCATGCCTATACCAAGCAGTTGCTCGCGAGCCTGCACGCCAGTTTCGAACCGTCGCGCGGCGACGACGAGGCAACACCGGCGCTGGAACTGCGTGGGCTGGCCAAGGCCTATCGCATTCGTCGCCGGCGCGGCTTTCGCACCGACTATTCCGATTTCCATGCGGTGCGCGAGGTCAATATCGCCCTGCCCCGTAACCGGATCGTTGCCATTGTCGGCGAGAGCGGTTCGGGCAAGACGACCACGGGCATGATGGCCATGCGCCTGACCGACGCCAGCCGCGGGCAGATCCTGCTGCATGGCACCGATATTTCCGAGCTTTCGCCCGAAGCGCTGAAGCCCTGGCGCAAGCAGATGCAGATCATCTTTCAGGACAGCTATTCGGCGCTCGATCCGATGATGACCCTGGTGCAGATCATCGCCGAGCCACTGCATATCCACAAGATCGGCACGCCCAGGGAGCAAGAGGCCAAGGCGCTCGACTGGCTCACCCGGGTCGGCCTCAATGCCAGCTTTGCCAGCCGCTATCCGCATGAATTGTCGGGCGGCCAGCGCCAGCGCGTCGCCATCGCCCGTGCCCTCGTGCTCGAGCCCAGCGTCCTCGTCGCCGACGAACCCACCTCGGCCCTCGACGTGACCGTCAAGGCGCAGATCATCGGCCTGCTGAAAAAACTCCAGGCGGAACTGGGCCTCTCCATGCTGTTCATCAGCCATGACCTGTCGACCGTCAAATCGCTGACCGACAGCGTCGTCGTCATGTATCGCGGCCGCGTGGTCGAGGAGGCGCCGACCGCGCGCATCTTTGCCGAGCCGCAGCATCCCTATACCCGAGCCCTGCTCGATGCCGTTCCTGCCACCAACCCACGCGACAAGCGCGCGCGCACTTTCCTCACCGGCGAGGAGATCGACGCCGCGACGCCCCGTTTCACCGTGATCCAGACCGGATCGGCACCGCATGCCGAACCGAGACTGGTCACCATCGCCCCCGGCCATCGCGTCGAAGCCATCGTCACGACCTGA
- a CDS encoding ABC transporter permease, protein MLGYIIRRLLSVAVTFIVVSLIIFFVMHAIPGGPFDANEMPVSQAVRDKMMAQLGLDQPVYVQYLNYMAGVLRLDFGVPYQSPGETVLGLLSRAWVPSLVLGGLGVLIGAPLGILLGMAAALNRNSWIDYVASALSTIGLTIPVFITSMLLILVFAVWLNWLPASGWGKPERWILPIVCYALIPLATYARYTRSAMLDTMSRQFVTVLRAKGLSERRIIFQHVLRNSAIPLVTVFLPMFIGTATGSIFVEAMFRIPGLGSYFVSSIQQRDYPLEMALMLMITFMYCIAYLLADVVYALINPRIRVGGAE, encoded by the coding sequence ATGCTCGGTTACATCATTCGCCGCCTGCTCTCGGTCGCCGTGACCTTTATCGTGGTCTCGCTGATCATCTTCTTTGTCATGCATGCCATTCCCGGCGGGCCGTTCGACGCCAATGAAATGCCGGTGTCACAGGCCGTGCGCGACAAGATGATGGCCCAGCTCGGCCTCGATCAGCCGGTCTATGTGCAATATCTCAACTACATGGCTGGCGTGCTGCGCCTCGATTTCGGCGTGCCTTATCAGAGCCCCGGGGAAACCGTGCTCGGCCTGCTCTCCCGGGCCTGGGTGCCAAGCCTCGTCCTTGGTGGCCTGGGCGTGCTGATCGGCGCGCCACTTGGCATTCTGCTGGGCATGGCGGCGGCGCTCAACCGCAACAGCTGGATCGACTATGTCGCCTCGGCGCTGTCGACCATCGGGCTGACCATTCCCGTCTTCATCACCTCCATGCTCTTGATCCTGGTGTTTGCCGTCTGGCTCAACTGGCTGCCCGCCAGCGGCTGGGGCAAGCCCGAGCGCTGGATCCTGCCCATCGTCTGCTATGCGCTGATCCCGCTGGCGACCTATGCCCGCTACACGCGTTCGGCCATGCTCGACACGATGAGCCGGCAATTCGTCACCGTGCTGCGCGCCAAGGGCCTAAGCGAGCGCCGCATCATCTTCCAGCATGTGCTGCGCAATTCAGCCATTCCGCTGGTCACGGTCTTCCTGCCCATGTTCATCGGGACGGCGACCGGCTCGATCTTCGTCGAAGCCATGTTCCGCATTCCGGGCCTCGGCTCCTATTTCGTCTCCTCCATCCAGCAGCGCGACTATCCGCTCGAAATGGCGCTGATGCTGATGATCACCTTCATGTATTGCATCGCCTATCTGCTCGCCGACGTCGTCTACGCCCTGATCAATCCCCGTATCCGCGTCGGAGGCGCCGAATGA
- a CDS encoding ABC transporter permease, giving the protein MTDIAAAPPIIRQRSPLWFAWQRFLGNKAAVGGGLVLGILILMAILAPLITRHPPEAQLFLTEALAFPSEQHWFGIDNLGRDFFSRIVYGAQISLSIGFIAAGFSVLIGIPLGALAGYFGGRTDWFIMRVIELFSVVPPLLAALLLGSMTRGGYVMIVLIAALFGWVQVCLLVRAQVKAFREKEFVRAAQALGASPWYIIRRHLIPNSISPIIVGFVLAIPLAMMLEASLSFLGVGVPPPTPTWGQMVNEGIDFMFFYWHLAVFPTAALAITVLATSLFGDGLRDALDPTLKGR; this is encoded by the coding sequence ATGACCGATATAGCCGCCGCACCCCCGATCATCCGCCAGCGCAGCCCGCTCTGGTTCGCCTGGCAGCGCTTCCTCGGCAACAAGGCCGCCGTCGGCGGAGGTCTCGTCCTCGGCATCCTGATCCTGATGGCAATCCTGGCGCCGCTGATCACCCGCCACCCGCCCGAAGCCCAGTTGTTCCTTACGGAGGCTTTGGCCTTCCCGTCGGAGCAGCACTGGTTCGGCATCGACAATCTCGGACGCGATTTCTTCAGCCGCATCGTTTACGGCGCGCAGATTTCGCTCTCCATCGGCTTCATCGCCGCCGGCTTCTCGGTGCTGATCGGCATTCCGCTCGGTGCGCTGGCCGGCTATTTCGGCGGCAGGACCGACTGGTTCATCATGCGGGTGATCGAACTTTTCTCGGTCGTCCCGCCGCTGCTGGCGGCCCTACTGCTCGGCTCGATGACTCGTGGCGGCTATGTGATGATCGTCCTGATCGCCGCGCTCTTCGGCTGGGTTCAGGTGTGTCTTTTGGTGCGCGCGCAGGTGAAGGCCTTCCGCGAGAAGGAATTTGTCCGTGCGGCGCAGGCGCTGGGTGCCTCGCCCTGGTATATCATCCGCCGCCACCTCATTCCCAATTCGATCAGCCCGATCATCGTCGGCTTCGTGCTGGCCATTCCGCTGGCCATGATGCTCGAAGCCAGCCTCAGCTTCCTCGGTGTCGGCGTGCCACCGCCGACCCCAACCTGGGGCCAGATGGTGAATGAGGGCATCGACTTCATGTTCTTCTACTGGCATCTGGCCGTCTTTCCGACTGCTGCCCTCGCCATCACCGTTCTTGCCACATCCCTCTTCGGCGACGGGCTGCGCGATGCCCTCGATCCGACCCTGAAAGGCCGTTGA
- a CDS encoding aminotransferase class V-fold PLP-dependent enzyme: MSDNLARQFLLREDVVFLNHGSFGACPSPVFDAYQGFQRELESEPVEFLGRRLTEMMAAPRVALAAELGTAQDNIAAVINATSGLNIVARSLPLKPGDQILTTDHEYSALEKTWAFVCRQTGAEVVVVKVPMPLTSEAAFTEALVNGMTDRTKVLFLSHITSPTALLFPIAPAIAEARRRGIWSVIDGAHTPGHIPLALDELGADFYSGNCHKWLMTPKGSAFLYARPEMQGMIDPLVISHGWTAESKQPDAKGAFGNSPFIDEIEVQGTRDPSAWLAVPEALRFRRDNDWTSVISHCTQLAQDTARRLGELTGLAPLSSPGFCAPQMVAMPIPECDTAEIHKLLFDRYRIEIPVFKWQDHCIARVSVQGYNSRPQMDRLIEALSELLELGAPQRAHG, translated from the coding sequence GTGTCCGACAATCTTGCCCGGCAATTCCTCCTTCGCGAGGATGTCGTCTTCCTCAACCATGGCTCGTTCGGCGCCTGCCCCAGCCCGGTGTTCGACGCCTATCAGGGCTTCCAGCGCGAACTCGAGAGCGAGCCGGTAGAATTCCTCGGCCGCCGCCTGACCGAAATGATGGCCGCGCCGCGCGTGGCACTGGCCGCCGAACTGGGCACGGCACAGGACAATATCGCCGCCGTCATCAATGCCACCAGCGGGCTCAACATTGTGGCGCGCTCGCTGCCGCTGAAGCCGGGCGATCAGATCCTCACTACCGATCACGAATATTCGGCGCTGGAAAAGACCTGGGCCTTCGTCTGCCGCCAGACCGGGGCCGAGGTGGTCGTCGTCAAGGTGCCCATGCCACTGACTTCGGAAGCCGCCTTCACCGAAGCGCTGGTCAATGGCATGACCGACCGCACGAAGGTGCTGTTCCTCAGCCACATCACCTCGCCCACGGCCCTGCTCTTCCCCATTGCTCCCGCCATTGCCGAGGCCCGTCGCCGTGGCATCTGGTCGGTGATCGATGGTGCGCATACGCCTGGCCATATCCCCTTGGCGCTGGACGAGCTGGGCGCCGATTTCTACTCGGGTAATTGCCATAAGTGGCTGATGACGCCCAAGGGCTCGGCCTTCCTCTACGCCCGGCCCGAGATGCAGGGCATGATCGACCCGCTGGTCATCAGCCACGGCTGGACCGCCGAGAGCAAGCAGCCCGACGCCAAGGGCGCCTTCGGCAATTCGCCCTTCATCGACGAGATTGAGGTGCAGGGCACGCGCGATCCATCTGCCTGGCTGGCCGTGCCAGAAGCCCTGCGCTTCCGTCGTGACAATGACTGGACCTCCGTCATCTCCCATTGCACCCAGCTGGCGCAGGATACGGCTCGCCGCCTTGGCGAGTTGACCGGCCTCGCGCCGCTGTCATCACCGGGGTTTTGCGCGCCACAGATGGTCGCCATGCCAATCCCGGAATGCGACACGGCGGAAATCCACAAGCTGCTGTTTGATCGCTATCGCATCGAGATCCCGGTGTTCAAATGGCAGGACCATTGCATCGCCCGGGTGTCGGTGCAGGGCTACAACTCCCGGCCGCAGATGGACCGGCTGATCGAAGCATTGAGCGAATTGCTGGAACTGGGTGCGCCGCAACGCGCACATGGCTGA